The DNA sequence ATTGAAAGGGCTTAAAGGGACAAAAGAACAACCCATCACAATCGGATCTTACGGAAACGGTCGCGCCATTATCAATGGTGAAAATGAAAGTTCGATTCAAGCCTCAGATTGTTCATGGCTTCAGGTAAAGAATCTGATCCTCACCGGGAATGGCCGTCAAAAAGGAAACACTGGTAGCGGTGTTGAATTTCGTAGAACACTTAATTGCTCAATCGATAGTGTTGAAGCCAGTGGATTCCTTTGGTCAGGAGTAAAAGCAGTTGGTGGAAAGGACTTGAGAATTACCAATGTTTATGCACACGACAACGGGTTTTCGGGTATCAACGTTGAATCGGACGGGCAGAATGCAGGTGGTTTGGAAGGTTCGGGGGCGAAATCGTTCAGAAATTTATACATTGCCAATTGCATAGCCGATAACAATCCGGGCTGTCCTGAAGTTAAAAATAACCATTCCGGAAATGGCATCCTGATTGGCGGCGTTACCAATGGAACGATAGAATATTGCGAGGCCATGAACAACGGCTGGGACATGCCCCGCGAAGGAAACGGGCCGGTTGGAATTTGGGCTTACCAAAGCGACAGCATCACCATTCAATATTGCTACGCACACGACAACAAAACATCTGAAAAAGGCAAAGATGGCGGAGGGTTCGACTTCGATGGAGGAATGACCAACTCGGTGATGCAATATAACTTTTCGGCCAATAACGAAGGCGCCGGATATGGTTTGTTCCAATATTATGGTGCGTCAGTCTGGAAAAACAACATCGTTAGGAACAACATCAGTTACAACGATGGGCGCAAAAACGGACAAGCTGGTATCCTGATGTGGATTGCAAAAGATTCTCCTGAATCCATTTCAAGCTGTCAGATTTACGGGAACAAGGTGGTAAATTGTTATGGCCACGCCGTAAGCTTCGAGGCTGGCGCTTATCCTGAATTTAACTTTCGGAACAACATTTTTGTAATCACGGGGCATTCCGTTTCATTTGTTAACGGAAACTATTCAGGAGCAACTTTTGCCAATAACCAGGCCTGGTCAACCGACCGAAAAGTACCGCTTGCTTTTCCTGAAGACAAACAAGCCAGTCTGACCGATCCGAAAATCAAACTTCCGGTTAACGAAACTGAATTACCAAAGAATGTTGCAGAAATGAAAGAAACAAAACTCTTTAAAACGGAATAAAAATACCATAACCCAAACTAACCTAACCAATGAATACCAAACAACTTACCAAAAAACTTAAACGACTTTTAATGTTGTTTGCAGCAATACTAATTGCTTCTTGCAACACGCAAAAACCCGATTTCAGCAACCGCGATCAGGATTTTGACTCCGGATGGAAATTCAACCGGGGCGATGTTCCCGAAGCAGAAATGGCATCGTTCAACGACTCAAAATGGAGATCGATCGATCTTCCGCACGACTGGAGCATCGAAGATTTACCCGTGGTTGCAGGTAAAAAACAGATAGGTCCATTTTCGGAAGACAGCCCGGGCAAAGGTGCAACAGCCCATGTTCTGGGAGGAATAGGCTGGTACCGAAAAACATTCACCCTCGACAAATCGGCCGAAGGTAAAAAAGTACAAATCCTGTTCGACGGTGTTTACATGAACTCTGAAGTCTGGATCAACGGTCAGTCGCTGGGCATCCACCCATACGGATACACTCCTTTCTATTACGATCTCACTCCTTATTTAAACCCATCAGGCGAAAAAAACACGTTGGCTGTTAAGGTAAAAAACACCGGTAAAAACAGCCGCTGGTACAGTGGATCGGGTATTTACCGCCATGTGGTTTTACAGGTTACTGACAAAGTTCACATCCCAATATGGGGAATTTCGGTAACTACTCCTGAAGTAAATAAAGAGAAAGCAACTGTTAAGCTCAACATTAAAATTGCCAACGGAGAAAATAAATCAGGAAAACTCCAGATTACTACCCGACTTGTTTCGCCAATAAATCAGGAAAATATTGAAGCAAAAACCACGATAGATCAATTTTCTGGTGAAGTGGCTGATGCTGAACAAATTTTCGAACTAAAAGATCCAGCACTTTGGTCAATCGACACACCTCTATTGTATCAGGCCATTACCGAAGTAAGTTTCGACGGTAAAATTGTCGATCAGCAAACTACCACTTTCGGAGTCCGGTCCATTGAATTCAGCGCCGAAAAAGGCTTTCTTCTGAATGGCGAAAACGTTCTGCTGAAAGGCGGTTGTATGCACCACGACAATGGCCCGCTGGGATCGGCAACCATCGATCGCGCCGAAGAACGCCGTGTTGAATTGATGAAGAAATTTGGATTCAACGCCATACGCACCAGCCACAACCCTCCTTCGCGCCAGTTCCTTGATGCA is a window from the Aquipluma nitroreducens genome containing:
- a CDS encoding right-handed parallel beta-helix repeat-containing protein gives rise to the protein MKRIHFLAGILLLLIGCSAPTSTYYVDGQLGNDTNPGTLGKPFKTIKWINSVQLHAGNSVFFAGGQTFAGTLQLKGLKGTKEQPITIGSYGNGRAIINGENESSIQASDCSWLQVKNLILTGNGRQKGNTGSGVEFRRTLNCSIDSVEASGFLWSGVKAVGGKDLRITNVYAHDNGFSGINVESDGQNAGGLEGSGAKSFRNLYIANCIADNNPGCPEVKNNHSGNGILIGGVTNGTIEYCEAMNNGWDMPREGNGPVGIWAYQSDSITIQYCYAHDNKTSEKGKDGGGFDFDGGMTNSVMQYNFSANNEGAGYGLFQYYGASVWKNNIVRNNISYNDGRKNGQAGILMWIAKDSPESISSCQIYGNKVVNCYGHAVSFEAGAYPEFNFRNNIFVITGHSVSFVNGNYSGATFANNQAWSTDRKVPLAFPEDKQASLTDPKIKLPVNETELPKNVAEMKETKLFKTE